One window from the genome of Pseudomonadota bacterium encodes:
- a CDS encoding type II toxin-antitoxin system RelE/ParE family toxin gives MGYKLRYHPSVKSEDLPKLDRAIAARIRKAIETRLLAAPQEYGEPLRRTLKGYWKLRVGDYRVVFRVKGKEIFVLGIIHRKEAYEIVEKNRS, from the coding sequence GTGGGATATAAGCTTAGATACCACCCGTCCGTCAAGAGCGAGGACCTTCCAAAACTGGACAGGGCAATAGCTGCAAGAATCAGGAAAGCAATCGAGACAAGGCTTCTTGCGGCGCCCCAGGAGTATGGAGAGCCTCTCCGGCGAACGCTGAAGGGTTACTGGAAACTCCGTGTGGGTGACTATCGTGTCGTGTTCAGGGTAAAAGGTAAAGAGATTTTCGTTCTTGGTATTATTCATAGAAAAGAAGCTTATGAAATAGTTGAAAAGAATAGATCTTAA